A single window of Anomaloglossus baeobatrachus isolate aAnoBae1 chromosome 5, aAnoBae1.hap1, whole genome shotgun sequence DNA harbors:
- the HPS6 gene encoding BLOC-2 complex member HPS6: protein MEQRGAPLLAADYRDYGRQQLLREALRARPGDCRLLCSPDRRHLFIWLLRQRRLLSFPRLAADTPLPGAQLEQSWPGRDSPQLCGLLFPRSPQDWLLCLVWESGRADVWRPPRGNSDGGDGSWLRLQSLELCNSPRARVMAAAYGGGGELVWCEERAPSRPARSTGRCLYCVCRRPLRLNAGQVTLGSMKIVLHHSPLYSMFSSDDHIFMIPDSGSHHPLLIYSILEDKLTMTTPTTGLLHSKALAEADYKRMLLDYAGFLRSTAILHSVVTGDGQLLLMTAAGQICLVYEDGGVRRIFNMEKVAEAQVKMQIFGKTLACAVDTTVFLIELNTGRLLAKHKLHVDEVFFLRVLDTEDVQLLTRDGIYTMSSATGPEDNGKSEPSLLDMVYEEACKYYQRRSLSNTKLTVAELKKGGMFQAPITLSAIINHYQKNGKSKDQAPYTDLMSNMSNELQSFISLELLKTCIMTASGDEIKKYCEELVDHEVTRLLQTDMDRDGLVYINSLFTTFPKAAWMSLRNNFQFLQNGDGKLVVRATADLWKKVLSSLPTGSTDSSPNGVQPLFEVVCQSLCTFKPKWLPVFVQHAQDCSVLAWNFAAKDNTSGGTPLYKRALSVLGRRKDNTNVDLEVDILLCSGRPQAITQAIHILIELQRWSRVMEESRKFSRLSPLITKNIFITLLSEFVRHRHLDPYVTDLCEICPEEVTATDILRIVLHNLPKSPSEPRPLCCGAELLTIGLLKPLLNKVLQNQIRKDAKFPTLTFPPAAPERTNTREAPSPVQNGDEPSPTDIYSPHVL from the exons ATGGAGCAGCGCGGGGCTCCGCTGCTGGCGGCGGACTACAGAGACTACGGGCGGCAGCAGCTGCTGCGGGAGGCCCTCCGCGCCCGGCCCGGGGACTGCCGCCTGCTCTGCAGCCCGGACCGGAGGCACCTCTTCATCTGGCTGCTGCGGCAGAGGCGGCTGCTGTCCTTCCCGCGGCTGGCGGCGGACACTCCGCTCCCCGGGGCGCAGCTGGAGCAGAGCTGGCCGGGCCGGGACTCCCCGCAGCTGTGCGGCCTGCTCTTCCCGCGCTCCCCGCAGGACTGGCTGCTGTGCCTGGTGTGGGAGAGCGGCCGGGCGGACGTGTGGCGGCCTCCCCGGGGAAACAGCGACGGCGGCGACGGCTCCTGGCTCCGACTGcagtccctggagctgtgcaacagTCCGCGGGCCCGGGTGATGGCGGCGGCCTACGGCGGAGGAGGGGAGCTGGTGTGGTGCGAGGAGCGGGCCCCGTCCAGACCCGCGAGGTCCACCGGACGCTGCCTGTACTGCGTGTGCCGGAGGCCGCTGCGCCTGAACGCCGGGCAG GTGACTTTGGGCAGCATGAAGATCGTCCTCCATCACAGCcctttgtactccatgttctcctcCGATGACCACATCTTCATGATCCCGGACAGTGGCTCTCATCATCCTCTTCTCATATATTCCATCCTGGAAGATAAGCTAACCATGACCACCCCAACTACCGGGCTCCTGCACAGCAAGGCTCTGGCAGAGGCGGACTATAAGAGGATGCTTCTGGATTACGCCGGCTTCCTTAGGTCCACAGCGATCCTGCATTCGGTGGTTACTGGGGACGGGCAGCTGCTGCTGATGACGGCCGCTGGGCAGATATGTCTGGTGTATGAGGATGGTGGTGTCAGACGGATCTTCAATATGGAGAAGGTGGCAGAAGCTCAGGTTAAAATGCAGATATTTGGGAAGACCTTGGCTTGTGCTGTGGATACAACAGTGTTCCTCATAGAGCTCAATACCGGGAGGCTCCTGGCAAAGCACAAACTGCACGTCGATGAAGTGTTCTTCCTGCGGGTATTGGATACTGAAGACGTCCAGCTGCTCACAAGAGACGGGATCTATACCATGAGCTCTGCCACCGGCCCTGAAGACAATGGCAAGTCTGAGCCCTCATTGCTGGATATGGTGTATGAGGAGGCCTGTAAGTATTACCAAAGAAGAAGCCTGAGCAACACCAAGCTGACCGTGGCGGAGTTAAAGAAAGGGGGGATGTTCCAAGCCCCCATTACCCTGTCCGCCATCATCAACCACTACCAAAAAAATGGCAAATCCAAGGACCAAGCACCGTACACAGATCTGATGAGCAACATGAGCAATGAGCTGCAGAGCTTCATAAGTCTGGAGCTCCTCAAGACCTGCATCATGACCGCGTCTGGAGACGAAATCAAGAAGTACTGCGAGGAGCTGGTGGATCACGAGGTCACACGGCTCCTCCAGACCGATATGGACCGGGACGGGCTGGTGTATATTAACTCCTTGTTTACCACTTTTCCCAAGGCAGCTTGGATGTCCTTAAGAAATAACTTTCAGTTTCTTCAAAACGGAGACGGTAAACTCGTCGTCAGAGCCACCGCTGACTTATGGAAGAAGGTTCTGAGTTCGCTCCCGACGGGGTCTACGGACAGCTCTCCTAATGGGGTACAGCCGCTGTTCGAGGTGGTCTGTCAGTCTCTATGCACCTTTAAACCTAAGTGGCTTCCCGTTTTTGTCCAGCATGCCCAGGACTGCTCGGTGCTAGCCTGGAACTTTGCTGCCAAAGATAACACTTCAGGCGGCACGCCCCTGTATAAAAGGGCCTTGTCCGTTCTGGGGAGGCGGAAGGATAACACTAATGTGGACCTGGAGGTGGACATCCTGCTGTGCAGCGGGCGGCCTCAGGCCATCACCCAGGCCATACACATCCTCATCGAGCTGCAGCGCTGGTCACGGGTGATGGAGGAGTCTCGGAAGTTCTCGCGGCTCAGTCCCCTCATCACTAAGAACATTTTCATCACCCTCCTGTCGGAGTTCGTCAGGCACCGGCACTTGGACCCTTACGTCACCGATCTATGCGAGATCTGCCCGGAAGAGGTGACGGCCACTGACATCTTGAGGATTGTCCTGCACAATCTTCCCAAATCTCCGTCTGAGCCCCGTCCGCTCTGCTGCGGTGCGGAGCTTCTGACTATCGGCTTACTCAAACCTCTCCTAAATAAAGTGCTGCAGAACCAGATAAGAAAGGACGCAAAGTTCCCGACGCTAACGTTTCCTCCGGCCGCTCCGGAGCGGACAAACACGCGTGAAGCTCCCAGTCCTGTGCAGAACGGGGACGAGCCCTCGCCCACCGACATCTACTCCCCCCATGTGTTATAA